Proteins co-encoded in one Candidatus Neomarinimicrobiota bacterium genomic window:
- a CDS encoding alginate lyase family protein — MRRLMRNLSLFIVMAGVTLLYSTDVSANDNLTKTLIQIEKKRVITQADQFMDEGPITISAHVAERSAGGIHDFYSEGDYWWPDPDQPDGLPYIRKDGMTNPEIFVKHRQVMRRFSIHVGALVSAYVITGKNEYANKAIEHLRAWFVTDSTMMNPNLNYAQAIPGRTKGRGVGIIDTIHLIEIARAISILENRGELNYTDAIGIKRWFASYLDWLTTSVNGIDEMERENNHGTWWVAQVAEFGRLIDSTPVLEFCRERYKSVLLPNQVSPEGKFPLELERTKPYNYSLFNFDGLALICHIASTPEDNLWTYETESGAGMKNVVEFLYPFIKDKSNWPYEPDVMYFDEWPMRQPGLLFAGLAYDREKYIELWKQLPAEPETQEGIRNFPIRYPLLWVNTN, encoded by the coding sequence ATGCGAAGACTAATGCGCAATTTATCTCTATTTATTGTCATGGCTGGGGTTACTCTTCTGTATTCCACGGATGTCTCCGCCAATGATAATCTGACCAAGACTCTCATTCAGATTGAAAAGAAACGGGTCATCACCCAGGCTGATCAGTTCATGGATGAAGGTCCAATCACCATTTCTGCCCATGTAGCCGAGCGAAGCGCCGGCGGTATCCATGATTTTTATTCCGAGGGCGATTACTGGTGGCCGGATCCGGATCAGCCGGACGGACTGCCGTATATCCGGAAAGACGGGATGACCAATCCGGAGATTTTTGTAAAACATCGCCAGGTGATGCGTCGGTTTAGCATACATGTGGGCGCTTTAGTGTCGGCATATGTGATAACCGGGAAGAATGAATACGCAAACAAGGCAATTGAGCACCTGCGGGCGTGGTTTGTCACCGATTCAACCATGATGAACCCGAATCTGAACTACGCCCAGGCTATTCCCGGTCGAACAAAGGGCAGGGGAGTCGGCATCATCGATACCATCCACCTGATAGAGATCGCCCGCGCCATTTCAATACTGGAGAACCGGGGCGAACTGAATTATACCGATGCCATCGGAATCAAGCGCTGGTTTGCGTCGTATCTTGACTGGCTGACCACCAGCGTGAACGGAATCGATGAGATGGAGCGAGAGAATAACCACGGCACGTGGTGGGTGGCGCAGGTTGCTGAATTCGGTCGGTTAATAGACTCGACGCCAGTACTGGAGTTCTGTCGCGAGCGGTATAAATCTGTGTTGCTCCCAAACCAGGTCTCGCCGGAAGGGAAATTCCCGCTGGAGCTGGAGCGAACCAAACCGTATAACTATTCGCTCTTCAATTTTGACGGTCTGGCGCTGATCTGCCATATCGCATCCACGCCGGAGGATAATCTCTGGACATACGAAACGGAGAGTGGCGCAGGAATGAAGAATGTGGTGGAGTTCTTGTATCCGTTTATCAAGGATAAGTCCAATTGGCCGTACGAACCTGATGTGATGTACTTTGACGAATGGCCGATGCGTCAGCCGGGACTCTTGTTTGCCGGATTAGCGTATGACCGGGAAAAATACATCGAACTCTGGAAGCAATTACCGGCAGAGCCGGAAACCCAGGAAGGGATACGCAACTTCCCGATCCGGTATCCGTTGCTGTGGGTTAATACAAATTAA
- a CDS encoding discoidin domain-containing protein: MTTIKRLRKFVVILPLVLLCFATSVNAETITVNSLPALVSAAGNAEDGDIIVLRDSTYYATGEIDFEDIYGNVNDTITIKSETVGGAVIDGVSGFKVHDCAYLKFDGFKFVHAAEDKSFAIYGSQSIRVTNCTFDLEENGSKNYWLYASGTMPNGEAPHHIRFDHNDFYEKYDEGCFIVVYGPSDDITKHVRIDHNRFRGHYFTGSNGGEAIRFGDSNRQNHSSYAIIESNLFENCEGDPEVISFKTTNGIIRRNTLSGCNGSITLRHGDSCRVESNYIMNGDGGIRFYGDNQEIIGNYIFNNDNIKPSGEASSARGALVVGGGDVDDLANGENTYDRPSNCLVAYNTLAYNLGKNLDIGVFGGNYAPENLRVMNNLIISDEEELVTYSMTPENPTFEGNVLWGTADRGDMPGSGYTEVDPDITDDAFQVYHLNSSSPLINAAVPIPDLAYATDIDGQPRDDFDIGSDESSFEPAVHRPLSPLDVGPVEGDSTGGPDIYCDTVDDIYAALQNASPGDRIILAPGTYEGDNSDSGESRAIFYASVDGTAEEPIQLISQYPDNKAVLRGETMEHHYVLYITGDHWIVDGLELTNGNKGVMMDNSHYTTLRNLDVYGIGQEGIHLRDGSAHNLVEDSHVYETGLVIPDYGEGVYVGSDDGKWDTFEYDDNYNIIRNCVIGPNVSAESVDIKEGTVGTIIEYCTFNGTGITGEHYADSFIDAKGDSAIIRYNTGYRNGNANITDAFQVHEHTDGWGFGNDFYGNELYLDTSAPYVIDVSSGSAMASDNIRHPSGNMYKGNVYVYSGELMQAILSSNDVTASSDDGNIPENTLDGDYDTRWSAEGDGEWIQYDLGSEFAVADARFAFFNGDNRTSYFDIQVSSDGESWESVLENASSSGYTNELQSFDLDESRGRYVRYVGHGNSINEWNSITETEIWVRIETGIHSDEQTALANEFYLGDNYPNPFNPVTSMEFQLPASGHVELTVYNARGQQLRALIAGEMTAGVHRVRFDGNDLPSGIYFYVLRTENKVMSKKMVLLK; the protein is encoded by the coding sequence ATGACAACCATTAAAAGATTACGAAAATTTGTTGTAATACTTCCGTTGGTACTGCTTTGCTTTGCGACCAGCGTCAACGCGGAAACCATCACTGTGAATAGCCTCCCGGCGCTGGTCTCTGCCGCTGGAAACGCTGAAGATGGAGATATAATCGTCTTGCGGGACAGCACCTATTATGCGACCGGTGAGATCGACTTTGAAGACATCTATGGGAATGTGAACGATACAATCACCATCAAATCTGAGACCGTTGGCGGAGCCGTCATCGATGGTGTCAGCGGTTTTAAGGTCCATGATTGTGCATACCTGAAATTCGATGGATTCAAATTCGTTCATGCCGCAGAGGATAAGTCTTTCGCTATCTACGGCTCACAGTCCATTCGGGTAACAAATTGTACGTTCGATCTTGAAGAGAACGGCTCGAAGAATTACTGGCTGTATGCCAGTGGGACCATGCCTAATGGTGAGGCCCCGCATCATATCCGCTTTGACCATAACGACTTCTACGAGAAGTACGATGAGGGCTGTTTTATTGTGGTGTACGGTCCCAGTGACGATATAACCAAGCATGTCCGCATCGACCACAATCGGTTTCGCGGGCACTATTTCACCGGCAGTAACGGCGGGGAAGCCATCCGGTTCGGCGACAGTAACCGGCAAAACCATTCCTCATATGCGATAATCGAGTCGAATCTGTTCGAGAACTGTGAGGGCGATCCTGAAGTAATTTCCTTTAAGACCACCAACGGCATCATTCGCCGGAATACATTGAGCGGATGTAACGGCAGCATTACGCTTCGTCATGGTGACAGCTGCCGGGTGGAAAGTAACTACATCATGAACGGGGATGGCGGCATCCGGTTCTACGGTGACAATCAGGAGATTATCGGCAATTATATCTTTAATAACGATAACATCAAGCCAAGTGGTGAGGCCTCCAGCGCCAGAGGTGCGCTGGTAGTTGGAGGCGGAGATGTTGATGATCTGGCGAATGGTGAGAATACCTACGACCGGCCGAGTAATTGTCTGGTGGCTTACAATACGCTGGCCTATAACCTTGGAAAGAATCTGGATATAGGCGTCTTCGGTGGAAACTATGCCCCCGAAAATCTCCGGGTGATGAATAACCTCATTATCAGTGATGAGGAAGAACTCGTCACTTACTCGATGACTCCCGAAAATCCAACATTTGAAGGCAATGTGTTGTGGGGGACTGCAGACCGGGGCGATATGCCCGGCAGCGGATACACAGAGGTCGATCCTGACATAACCGATGATGCATTCCAGGTGTACCACCTGAATTCAAGCAGTCCCTTGATTAACGCGGCGGTTCCGATTCCGGATTTAGCCTATGCCACGGATATCGATGGCCAGCCTCGGGATGACTTCGACATTGGCAGCGACGAGTCTTCATTTGAACCGGCAGTTCATCGGCCACTATCGCCGCTGGATGTAGGCCCGGTCGAGGGCGATTCTACCGGCGGTCCGGATATCTACTGTGACACGGTGGATGACATTTATGCCGCTCTCCAAAACGCCAGTCCGGGGGACCGAATTATTCTGGCGCCCGGCACCTATGAGGGTGACAATAGTGACAGCGGTGAGAGCAGAGCAATCTTTTATGCGAGTGTTGACGGGACAGCTGAAGAACCCATCCAACTAATAAGTCAGTATCCTGATAACAAGGCAGTACTCAGGGGCGAAACAATGGAGCACCACTATGTGCTGTACATAACCGGGGATCACTGGATTGTCGACGGACTTGAACTGACCAATGGGAACAAGGGAGTTATGATGGATAACTCTCATTACACCACACTGAGGAACCTCGACGTGTACGGCATTGGTCAGGAGGGGATCCATCTCCGTGATGGTAGTGCTCATAATCTGGTGGAAGATAGCCATGTTTATGAAACGGGATTGGTAATTCCGGATTACGGTGAAGGCGTGTACGTCGGATCGGATGACGGGAAATGGGATACGTTTGAATACGATGACAACTACAACATTATCAGAAACTGTGTCATCGGGCCGAACGTAAGCGCAGAATCGGTGGATATCAAGGAGGGCACAGTCGGGACGATCATCGAATACTGCACTTTTAATGGCACTGGCATAACGGGAGAACATTACGCTGACAGTTTCATCGATGCCAAGGGCGACAGCGCAATTATCCGTTACAATACAGGATATCGGAACGGCAATGCCAATATCACGGACGCATTTCAGGTCCATGAACATACGGATGGCTGGGGATTCGGCAATGATTTTTACGGGAATGAATTATATCTGGATACGAGTGCCCCGTATGTCATTGATGTCTCATCCGGGTCGGCGATGGCGAGCGATAACATTCGACATCCGTCCGGTAATATGTATAAAGGCAATGTGTATGTGTACAGTGGCGAGCTTATGCAGGCGATCCTCTCTTCCAATGATGTGACAGCCAGTAGCGATGATGGCAATATTCCGGAGAACACTCTTGATGGAGATTACGATACTCGGTGGTCTGCGGAGGGGGATGGCGAATGGATTCAATACGATCTCGGCAGTGAATTTGCCGTGGCCGATGCCCGGTTCGCATTTTTTAACGGCGATAATCGAACGTCATATTTCGATATCCAGGTTTCGTCGGATGGCGAATCCTGGGAGTCCGTTCTGGAAAATGCATCCAGCAGCGGTTATACCAATGAACTCCAATCGTTCGACCTGGATGAAAGTCGTGGGCGGTACGTTCGCTACGTCGGACATGGAAATTCAATCAACGAGTGGAACAGTATCACAGAGACAGAGATCTGGGTTCGCATCGAAACCGGGATTCACTCAGATGAACAAACAGCCCTTGCAAATGAATTCTATCTAGGAGATAACTATCCGAACCCGTTCAATCCGGTGACCTCGATGGAGTTTCAATTGCCCGCAAGTGGTCATGTTGAATTAACTGTTTACAACGCCCGTGGGCAGCAGCTACGCGCACTCATCGCCGGAGAGATGACCGCTGGCGTGCACCGGGTTCGCTTCGACGGGAATGATTTGCCATCAGGGATATACTTCTATGTTCTTCGAACAGAGAATAAAGTGATGAGCAAAAAGATGGTGCTCCTGAAATGA
- a CDS encoding glycoside hydrolase family 55 protein, which produces MNLKFVRRIVLTTVIAIVFVSIQSEGVQAQARMDWVPEILDGDAAESVYLPDYSYAGYRWGEEEFPEFSTTIDVTEFGAVPDDGENDTEAIKKAFEKAHDMDEPVTVYLPKGQYMLTEILYIERSDFILKGAGSGEDGTIIYSPLQLTELPTPDDLKELEEYLTTYNKKEDGVPYSLYAWSGGYIWPRVPGKRVKAYMEKYNTKQKVLTSARDGKRGSHWMVVQSGKKLSVGEMYEVHWYNKEGKASSLIQHIYDNQVNQIKVGSRHWENPDIPLVSQPVTITRIAGDTVWTKAPLLNDIRPEWECTLTDWEHLENVGIEHLRFEYPYTEYRLHHVGRGYSPMYLTSLSHSWVDDITVHNGSNGVLSDDCANVTIRDFETTGSKYHYAVMMGEVHNMLAEDIRANADAMHSISLNTGATNCVFTDCQLNVNPTMDQHSGINYQNLFEEIYVEEPDKSHRYIDDGGAGYWKPSHGAFTTFWNIEVNYTFEHPSDETITVQGVQDGPSARIIGLNANYPVEIDYKPNSYIEGTNRTDLNIPSLYQYQLEQRLHR; this is translated from the coding sequence ATGAATTTGAAATTTGTACGAAGAATTGTCCTCACGACAGTTATTGCTATAGTATTTGTGTCTATACAATCCGAAGGTGTCCAGGCACAGGCACGTATGGACTGGGTGCCTGAAATCCTCGACGGTGACGCGGCAGAATCGGTCTACTTGCCTGATTACTCCTACGCTGGCTATCGCTGGGGAGAAGAGGAATTTCCTGAGTTCAGTACCACCATCGATGTGACTGAATTCGGTGCAGTACCGGATGACGGAGAGAACGATACCGAAGCCATCAAAAAGGCGTTCGAGAAAGCGCATGATATGGATGAACCGGTCACAGTGTACTTACCAAAGGGACAGTACATGCTGACAGAGATCCTCTACATTGAACGGAGTGATTTCATTCTGAAAGGCGCCGGAAGTGGAGAGGATGGCACCATCATTTACAGCCCGCTTCAGTTGACCGAACTGCCGACACCGGATGATCTAAAAGAGCTGGAGGAATACCTGACCACATACAACAAGAAGGAAGACGGCGTGCCGTACTCACTGTATGCCTGGTCCGGTGGATACATATGGCCCCGGGTACCTGGGAAGCGCGTCAAGGCATACATGGAGAAATATAACACCAAACAAAAGGTGCTGACTTCTGCCAGAGATGGAAAACGTGGCAGCCATTGGATGGTAGTACAATCGGGGAAAAAACTGTCAGTTGGTGAAATGTACGAGGTGCATTGGTATAACAAGGAAGGAAAGGCATCGTCCTTAATACAGCATATCTACGATAATCAGGTTAACCAAATAAAAGTGGGGAGCCGTCACTGGGAGAACCCGGATATTCCTCTGGTCTCTCAGCCTGTGACAATAACAAGAATAGCCGGCGATACCGTCTGGACGAAGGCGCCGCTACTCAACGATATTCGACCCGAGTGGGAATGTACGCTTACCGACTGGGAGCACCTGGAAAACGTGGGGATCGAGCATCTTCGGTTCGAGTATCCGTATACGGAATATCGCCTTCATCATGTCGGCCGTGGCTACAGCCCCATGTATCTGACCAGCCTGAGTCACTCCTGGGTAGACGATATTACTGTACACAACGGATCCAACGGAGTGCTCAGCGACGACTGTGCGAACGTCACTATCCGGGATTTTGAGACTACTGGTTCCAAGTATCACTACGCCGTGATGATGGGCGAAGTCCATAATATGCTTGCCGAAGATATCCGTGCCAATGCGGATGCCATGCATTCCATTAGTCTGAATACGGGAGCGACCAACTGCGTCTTCACCGATTGTCAGTTGAATGTGAACCCCACGATGGACCAGCATTCCGGAATTAATTATCAAAACCTGTTCGAGGAAATCTATGTAGAGGAACCGGACAAGTCCCACCGGTATATCGACGACGGCGGCGCTGGCTACTGGAAACCATCGCACGGCGCGTTTACCACGTTTTGGAATATTGAGGTGAATTATACCTTCGAACATCCATCTGACGAAACAATTACTGTACAGGGAGTGCAGGATGGCCCCTCTGCTCGTATCATTGGGCTGAACGCCAACTATCCGGTAGAAATCGATTATAAACCCAATTCGTATATCGAGGGGACAAACCGCACAGATTTGAATATTCCCTCGTTGTATCAGTATCAACTTGAGCAGAGATTGCATCGATAA
- a CDS encoding bifunctional 4-hydroxy-2-oxoglutarate aldolase/2-dehydro-3-deoxy-phosphogluconate aldolase, producing the protein MDRLQIVEAIEESGVVAVIRLSDTDLLREIIDALADGGMRAIEITMTTPDAIEVIRETAQSVPDDFIIGAGTVLDAETARQAILAGAEFIVSPVTDKTVIEMAHRYDKAVVPGAFTATEILQVWEWGADVVKVFPATAVGPKYFKDIHGPLPQVKLSPTGGVNLDNAAEFVKHGARFLGVGSALLDKKMIAEKDWEGLAAHAKKFITEVEKGRQSK; encoded by the coding sequence ATGGACAGACTACAAATAGTAGAAGCGATTGAGGAAAGCGGCGTTGTCGCAGTCATCAGACTGAGCGACACGGACTTACTTCGCGAGATTATCGACGCATTAGCCGATGGCGGTATGCGAGCCATTGAAATCACGATGACGACACCAGATGCGATCGAAGTCATCCGGGAAACGGCTCAGTCTGTCCCGGACGACTTCATCATCGGCGCAGGAACGGTGCTCGATGCAGAGACGGCCCGACAGGCAATCCTGGCCGGGGCCGAATTCATAGTCAGTCCGGTGACCGATAAAACAGTTATCGAGATGGCTCACCGATATGATAAAGCGGTCGTACCGGGAGCCTTCACCGCCACGGAAATCCTGCAGGTGTGGGAATGGGGCGCCGACGTGGTTAAAGTTTTTCCCGCGACCGCTGTTGGCCCCAAATATTTCAAAGATATCCACGGACCTTTACCCCAGGTGAAGTTGTCGCCGACCGGGGGAGTGAATCTGGACAATGCGGCAGAGTTTGTGAAACATGGCGCCCGGTTCCTCGGAGTTGGCTCTGCACTGCTCGATAAAAAGATGATAGCTGAGAAGGACTGGGAAGGCCTGGCTGCTCATGCGAAAAAATTTATTACCGAGGTAGAAAAAGGTCGGCAAAGCAAATAA
- a CDS encoding sugar kinase, which yields MAKKIVTFGEIMLRLAPYNYERIVQAGSFQVIYGGGEANVAVSLAHYGNETWFVTRLPEHQVGQAALNALRRYGVNTEYILRGGERLGIYFLEHGASVRPSKVIYDRSNSAVSQLQPGDIDWSEVFEGKDWFHVTGITPALAANCAEASVEAAKVAKEAGLTVSTDLNYRSKLWSKEEAKETMTKLVEYVDVVVANEEDAADTFGIMAEETDVTTGELDLEHYKSVAEQLRDYCNAEVVAITLRESISASDNGWSAMLYDGEKLYQSKKYDLHLVDRVGGGDSFCAGLIHGLISEWDKQKSLEFAVAASGMKQTIPGDKNLVTESEVLHISQGDTSGRVQR from the coding sequence ATGGCGAAAAAAATAGTCACATTCGGCGAAATTATGTTGCGGCTTGCGCCGTATAATTACGAAAGAATCGTTCAGGCGGGAAGCTTCCAGGTGATTTATGGCGGGGGCGAAGCTAACGTGGCCGTTTCCCTGGCACACTATGGGAACGAGACCTGGTTCGTCACGCGTTTGCCGGAACATCAGGTCGGACAGGCAGCTTTGAACGCCCTTCGCAGATACGGTGTTAACACAGAATATATCCTCCGGGGCGGAGAACGACTGGGGATCTATTTTCTTGAACATGGGGCATCCGTCCGTCCATCGAAGGTGATCTATGATCGCTCGAATTCGGCAGTATCACAATTACAGCCCGGGGATATCGACTGGAGTGAAGTATTCGAAGGAAAGGACTGGTTCCACGTCACAGGTATTACGCCGGCATTAGCGGCAAACTGCGCGGAGGCGAGCGTTGAGGCGGCGAAAGTGGCAAAAGAAGCCGGTTTAACTGTGAGCACCGATCTGAACTACCGCAGCAAGCTCTGGAGCAAAGAAGAGGCGAAGGAGACCATGACCAAACTCGTGGAATATGTCGACGTTGTGGTTGCAAACGAGGAAGATGCTGCTGACACCTTCGGCATCATGGCGGAAGAGACCGACGTGACCACTGGCGAGCTCGATCTGGAGCATTACAAATCGGTGGCGGAGCAGCTGAGAGATTACTGCAATGCAGAAGTGGTTGCGATCACGCTGCGAGAGAGCATTTCCGCCTCGGATAACGGCTGGTCAGCCATGCTGTATGACGGTGAAAAACTCTATCAGAGCAAGAAATACGACCTGCATCTGGTCGACCGTGTCGGCGGCGGCGACTCATTCTGTGCCGGACTTATCCACGGACTGATTTCGGAATGGGATAAACAGAAATCACTCGAATTCGCAGTCGCAGCTTCGGGTATGAAGCAGACCATTCCCGGTGATAAAAACTTGGTAACCGAATCGGAAGTGCTGCATATCTCCCAGGGAGATACCTCCGGACGAGTGCAGAGATAA
- a CDS encoding glycoside hydrolase family 2 protein — translation MYLLAEKSQRKKDVLNYRNNAHTIVNSLVEKYLYTQNDRETEQGLLLHSVYNYHKDWGVDEANPAGDYYFLEAVYKQHRLQREKHFIRDTGIRTTYNLNREWFYSESSAEQVDGLYPAANDWEKVDLPHTWNVGDVMDPEPGYRRDAGWYEKTVFIPAMSGAHRYLLYFEGANLKADVYINNQLAGSHIGGYLGFKFDITEFLQANTENTIRVRVDNSYDPKLIPSQKSDFFIYGGLTRDVWLKVVSSVYVSDLKISTPEVSAESAQTNAEVSIRNTSENRETLTLSMQILDATGKVVSQDEKRVRIGGGESEKVTVDLPSVSSPNLWSPDSPYLYTVQTELRDGNERIDSISDKIGYRWYKFEKNGPFYLNGERLLIRGTHRHEEHAGYGNAMPNRLHIKDMQAIKEMGANYVRLAHYPQEPAVYDAADSLGLLIWDELPWCRGGIGGPEWQANTTRLLKEMIRQNYNHPSIILWSLGNEVYWLPDFEDGGNTDSLKAFMTELNELAHNLDPGRLTATRKFPKAPDIVDVYSPSIWAGWYSGVYKNYKKALESAREKNDRFVHMEYGGASHKGRHTEHPITGEGMKIESGWTEKPNQYEVKSVAKSSNWTENYIVDLFDWHLYVSENTDWFTGNAQWAVKDFGTPLRPENAIPFVNQKGLLDRAGNPKDAYYVYKSYWTDSPKFAYIESHTWTHRSGPKGVAREVTVYSNCESVELQLNGESLGKKDRDESVFPAQGLIWEVNFRDGANELVAVGYTDDEKVTADSLSIEYSNEKAGSPEEIVMSASELPNGNVLVEALFIDDEGRRCLDINDRIYFTADGSGHLVPNQGIMNRSSVVEAANGRAAIEVVPVPGERTVIEARNQDFKGSYLELSGRHVMKRSGL, via the coding sequence ATGTATCTCCTTGCCGAAAAATCCCAGCGGAAAAAGGATGTGTTAAATTATCGAAATAATGCTCATACCATTGTGAATTCTTTAGTTGAAAAATACCTGTATACCCAAAACGATCGGGAAACCGAGCAGGGTTTGCTGCTGCATTCAGTGTATAATTACCACAAAGATTGGGGCGTGGACGAAGCCAATCCGGCCGGCGATTATTATTTTCTCGAAGCGGTCTATAAGCAGCATCGATTGCAGCGGGAAAAGCATTTTATCAGAGATACCGGGATTAGGACAACCTATAACTTAAACCGGGAATGGTTTTATTCCGAATCCTCGGCTGAGCAGGTGGATGGCCTGTATCCGGCGGCGAATGACTGGGAAAAAGTTGATCTCCCGCATACCTGGAATGTCGGTGATGTCATGGACCCGGAGCCGGGGTACCGCAGGGATGCCGGCTGGTATGAGAAGACCGTATTTATTCCGGCGATGAGTGGGGCGCATCGATATCTGCTATACTTCGAAGGAGCGAATCTGAAAGCCGATGTGTACATCAACAACCAATTAGCGGGTAGCCATATCGGAGGCTATCTTGGGTTTAAATTCGACATCACGGAATTCCTGCAAGCGAATACTGAAAACACAATCCGTGTGCGAGTGGATAACTCGTACGATCCCAAATTGATTCCTTCCCAGAAGTCCGACTTTTTTATCTACGGCGGTCTCACAAGGGATGTCTGGCTGAAAGTGGTATCGAGTGTGTACGTTTCCGATCTGAAGATCAGTACACCCGAAGTATCGGCAGAGTCAGCACAAACCAATGCAGAAGTGTCCATTCGTAATACATCCGAAAATCGGGAGACATTGACCCTTAGCATGCAGATCCTTGATGCGACCGGAAAAGTGGTATCCCAGGATGAAAAACGTGTCCGGATTGGCGGTGGAGAATCTGAAAAAGTAACAGTGGATCTGCCCTCTGTGAGTTCACCAAACCTCTGGTCTCCTGATAGCCCTTACTTATACACTGTGCAGACAGAACTAAGAGATGGCAATGAGCGTATTGACTCCATCTCAGATAAGATTGGGTATCGCTGGTATAAATTTGAGAAAAACGGGCCGTTTTATCTGAACGGAGAACGACTGCTGATTCGCGGAACGCACCGGCATGAAGAACATGCCGGCTATGGAAACGCAATGCCGAACAGACTGCACATCAAGGATATGCAAGCCATCAAGGAAATGGGAGCGAATTACGTCCGGCTGGCCCATTATCCGCAGGAGCCGGCGGTATACGATGCCGCAGATTCCCTTGGATTACTGATTTGGGACGAATTGCCCTGGTGCCGCGGAGGTATAGGCGGACCGGAGTGGCAGGCCAATACGACGCGGCTGTTGAAGGAGATGATCCGGCAGAATTACAATCATCCGAGTATCATTCTCTGGTCGCTTGGAAATGAAGTATACTGGCTGCCGGATTTTGAGGACGGCGGGAATACCGATTCACTGAAAGCCTTTATGACAGAACTGAATGAGCTTGCTCACAATCTGGATCCCGGCCGCTTGACCGCCACAAGGAAGTTTCCCAAAGCCCCGGACATTGTGGATGTCTATTCGCCGTCCATCTGGGCAGGCTGGTATTCCGGCGTGTACAAGAATTACAAGAAGGCACTCGAATCCGCCCGGGAGAAAAATGACCGATTTGTTCACATGGAATACGGCGGCGCGAGCCACAAGGGTCGCCATACCGAACATCCGATTACCGGCGAGGGAATGAAAATTGAGAGTGGCTGGACCGAGAAGCCGAACCAGTACGAGGTGAAGAGCGTGGCCAAGTCAAGCAACTGGACCGAAAACTACATCGTGGATTTGTTTGACTGGCATCTGTATGTCTCAGAGAACACAGATTGGTTTACCGGCAATGCCCAGTGGGCGGTCAAGGATTTCGGGACGCCGCTACGGCCGGAAAACGCCATTCCGTTTGTCAATCAGAAGGGCTTGTTGGACCGTGCTGGCAACCCCAAGGACGCGTATTACGTCTACAAATCGTATTGGACGGACTCACCGAAATTTGCCTATATCGAATCCCACACCTGGACGCATCGCAGTGGACCGAAAGGCGTTGCCAGGGAAGTCACCGTCTATAGCAATTGTGAATCGGTGGAACTGCAACTCAATGGCGAATCATTGGGCAAGAAGGATCGTGACGAGAGCGTCTTCCCTGCCCAGGGATTGATTTGGGAGGTGAATTTCAGGGATGGTGCGAACGAACTCGTTGCTGTAGGATACACAGACGATGAAAAGGTGACAGCTGATTCACTCTCCATCGAATATAGCAATGAGAAAGCCGGGAGCCCGGAGGAGATTGTTATGTCTGCTTCGGAGCTGCCGAATGGCAATGTACTGGTGGAAGCCCTGTTTATCGATGATGAGGGCAGGCGTTGCCTTGATATTAATGACCGGATCTATTTTACGGCGGACGGCAGCGGCCACCTGGTGCCAAACCAGGGGATTATGAATCGCAGTTCGGTGGTCGAGGCAGCGAACGGCCGGGCGGCGATTGAAGTAGTACCGGTGCCGGGTGAACGGACGGTCATCGAGGCCCGCAACCAGGATTTCAAGGGTTCGTACCTGGAGTTAAGCGGCCGTCATGTCATGAAACGAAGTGGATTATAA